A window of Passer domesticus isolate bPasDom1 chromosome 18, bPasDom1.hap1, whole genome shotgun sequence contains these coding sequences:
- the LOC135283012 gene encoding olfactory receptor 14C36-like, producing the protein MFNSSSASHFLLLPLADTWQLQLLHFCLLLGISLAALLGNGLIISAVACGHHLHTPMFFFLLNLALSDLGSICTTVPKAMHNSLWDTTTISYSGCAAQVLMLIFFISAEYFLLTIMCYDCYVSICKPLHYGTLLGSRACAHMAAAAWASAFLIALLHTANTFSLPLCHGNALGQFFCEIPHILKLSCAHSYLREVGLLAVSACLELVCFLFIVFSYVQIFRAVLRIPSEQGRHKAFSTCLPHLAVVSLFVSTAVFAYLKPPSTSSPSLDLSVTVLYSVAPPVLNPLIYSLRNQELKDTLRKLMTLYFQKH; encoded by the coding sequence ATGTTCAACAGCAGCTCCgccagccacttcctcctgctgccatTGGCAGAcacgtggcagctgcagctcctgcacttctgcctcttgctgggcatctccctggctgcactcctgggcaacggcctcatcatcagcgccgtagcctgtggccaccacctgcacacgcccatgttcttcttcctgctcaacctagccctcagcgacctgggctccatctgcaccactgtccccaaagccatgcacaattccctctgggacaccaccaccatctcctactCAGGGTGCGCTGCACAAGTACTAATGCTCatctttttcatttcagcagaatatttcctcctgaccatcatgtgctatgactgctacgtgtccatctgcaaacccctgcactatgggaccctcctgggcagcagagcttgtgcccacatggcagcagctgcctgggccagtgcctttctcattgctctgctgcacacagccaatacattttccctgcctctgtgccatggcaatgccctgggccagttcttctgtgaaattccacacatcctcaagctctcctgtgCACACTCCTATCTCAGGGAAGTTGGACTTCTTGCTGTTAGTGCCTGTTTAGAACTTGTATGTTttttgttcattgttttctcctatgtgcagatcttcagggctgtgctgaggatcccttctgagcagggacggcacaaagccttttccacctgcctccctcacctagCTGTGGTCTCCCTGTTtgtcagcactgcagtatttgcctacctgaagcccccctccacctcttccccatccctggatctctcAGTCacagttctgtactcggtggcGCCTCCAgtcctgaaccccctcatctacagcctgaggaaccaggagctcaaggataCCCTGAGAAAATTGATGACTCTATATTTTCAGAAGCATTAA
- the LOC135283349 gene encoding olfactory receptor 4E2-like, whose product TPMFFFLLNLALSDLGSICTTVPKAMHNSLWDTTTISYNGCATQVFFFLFFIIAEYFLLTIICYNRYMSICKALHYGTLLGSRASPSISFPSLDLSLSVVYSVGSPALNPLICSLRNQELKAAVSRLSIGWFQKH is encoded by the exons acgcccatgttcttcttcctgctcaacctagccctcagcgacctgggttccatctgcaccactgtccccaaagccatgcacaattccctctgggacaccaccaccatctcctacaaTGGATGTGCCACAcaggttttcttctttcttttctttatcaTAGCAGAGTATTTTCTCCTGACCATCATATGCTACAACCGCTACATGTCCATCTGCAAagccctgcactacgggaccctcctgggcagcagagctt CCCCATCCATctccttcccatccctggatctgtccCTGTCAGTTGTATACTCAGTGGGGTCTCCAGctctgaaccccctcatctgcagcctgaggaaccaggagctcaaggctgcagtgtcgAGACTGAGCATTGGGTGGTTTCAgaaacattga